A single region of the Triticum dicoccoides isolate Atlit2015 ecotype Zavitan chromosome 2B, WEW_v2.0, whole genome shotgun sequence genome encodes:
- the LOC119363139 gene encoding uncharacterized protein LOC119363139: protein MVREKSGAREMPGRGLLGAGGAAGARKNKMVKIAVTALAMALLLTAAAVSTAPDGRGRLRAFFMMICVLSQINLGRFLAREAVRARTTAARRCYAVSAVACCVELALKLYMILVLCPAGVEDGVHCLGTPRSGGCACRRIED, encoded by the exons ATGGTCAGGGAAAAGAGTGGTGCTAGAGAGATGCCCG GCCGCGGTCTGCTGGGTGCCGGAGGAGCTGCAGGTGCGAGGAAGAACAAG ATGGTCAAGATAGCGGTGACCGCGCTGGCCATGGCGCTGCTTCTCACGGCGGCGGCTGTCTCCACGGCGCCCGACGGCCGAGGCCGGCTCCGCGCCTTCTTCATGATGATCTGCGTGCTCTCCCAGATCAACCTGGGCCGCTTTCTGGCGAGGGAGGCCGTTCGGGCGCGGACAACGGCGGCCCGGCGGTGCTACGCGGTGAGCGCCGTCGCGTGCTGCGTGGAGCTCGCGCTCAAGCTGTACATGATCCTGGTGCTG TGCCCGGCGGGGGTGGAGGACGGTGTTCACTGTTTAGGTACGCCGCGCTCGGGTGGATGTGCCTGCCGAAGGATCGAAGATTGA